From the genome of Etheostoma cragini isolate CJK2018 chromosome 23, CSU_Ecrag_1.0, whole genome shotgun sequence:
aggaagaagaggcaGGGTAAGAGGGGGAAGTCAATGAGGGTGGAACATCAGACGTGTAAAGAAACAGGCTGATCTATGGCTGGTGACACAGCAACAGCTGCTGAGACGCCAGCAGCACACAAATGGAATAAATACATTAACCTGGTTTGTTATTGAAAATAATCCatctggtgtgtgttgtgtgcgtgtgtgcgcgcgccacACATGCTTATTGTTTTGGCTTCAGGCCCTTTTTCCGCCAATGTGTGGCACAATGGATTGAAAAGCTAACTCAACATGGGATTGCCTAACCAGCCATGGCAACGAGCAGCTCACGGTGTCTACATATTGCAGCTAATCAAACACAATGCCACATTACAACAATCAACTTGAACGATGGATAAGGCCTCCCAGTTAGAAATCAATCGCCTTGAAAGGTCAATTGGCTGAAACCAAATGCTCATTTCAATCACAATCTCACATCAACCCGTCAATGGCAGCAATCAGTTGTGTTGTAGAAGAGAAGAAGCGATTTGCCTCTCTTTAAATACTGCCTCTGAGCTCATTGCTTCGCTTCTCCACCCACCACAGTGACATATTCTGTTTTGTTCCACGTCTCCTGAAGCATACAGCCCTTTCCACAGCTTTTTCCTCATCTTATACACAACAAAACCTCACAGAAGGAATTGCATAACCAGTAAGTCGATGGTGCAGTCAGGGTATTCATTTTTGTAATACTGCATTGAGTGCATAACGACACACAAATGAACTAACTATTGATTAAACCAAAGATGCCTTATCACATCTCTTAGTCCTTATTTATTCCTCGTAATTACGTAGCGATGGCAGGTTTTTGCAAACAGACTGAGAtgaaatatgaacaataatagACCATTAGCATTCTCCCTATTATGTTCTGTCTGCCTGATTGTATTAAAGTTAGAGAGGATCTAATCAAATGATAATTTGAATCTACGGAGAGATTTGTTTTCAATCCAGGAATGAATTAGCAAttaatagtttttaaattaagaatgGATTAAATGattgtgtatgtgagagaggcTGATAGTAGTGATGAACACAGAGAATTATtagttcccctcagctctacagGGACTTTTCAGCTTTTATCTATCATCTAGTTGCATTGTGGGTTATTTAGTCGCCAGGTTTAACAAGGAAGCAGCCTAGATTGGCCAAGGCTGTCCTCTTTAAGCGTAGCTCCCTagggcgccattttaatgctacaaagccatcacctgcaggcAGCAGCCCATTGACTGCCACTCATtgtggcgccactttgacagtgagtaactttacatctgatgcaattcaagactctatttgtgcattgtttatttctaaagaaacacgacaatgtctAAAAAGCTCGATTACCTTGTAGTTCACAGtatggctccatagcagacgtttttgtaaaaacaggctaacgattgtgtcctTAACCAAGCAACTTGCTGTCGCGTAGTTGACAAATTACCGTATTgccaggagaagcttgcagacagtttcgATGTatatcagctgtttaggtttaattaccaacgttaactagcattttagttaacaataattagcctgtgtctatgttatctcctaacttactgtatacctacgctctccgtctctgcttattgggaatgattgagatttctcttggcacagctaccagaagacttacctTTCCttaactttcagacacgttgcccacgtcacaactACAGCGTcgagctcagttggaggctgcgcagtaaagctcagccatcactggaaaagtgcttctattttccttcactagtctccgtccagaacagcgggatctgttggtccatttctttaaatgtctatgATATTACCAAGGGAACCACCGCCAAAAACAGACCATGATGTTAATATATAGCACTTAGGTTGCTGAGAATGTGTGTTGGacatctttttctctcctttcaaaGACAAGAGGATTAAAgtaaagcatgtttttaaaagggACTCTTTTAAAGCCCAAATTCTAAAACCGTTACAGTTCAGCCATCCTCCCAAATCGTTTAAATAAACATTCCAGAGGCATAGGACTCTTCACGTAATCAGTGACTGCCTGGGCAATTTTGTTCAGTTAAGGGTTGTTCTCTTAATCGGAATAAACCTGCTGGGaccaaaatgttgaatgtaTTTGTCAAGACAAGAGCAATTATCCCTCTACTGTTGAACTAATCAAAATGGGATAAGTGCCACTGTCTCCCGAGCTATAAAGGTTTTACTGGTGTCGACCCCTCGGTTTGTCACAGAAATGTCAACTGATGTCAGGGAGTTGCAGACAAGCTACCCACAACTTCCCATTTTATGGCAGGAGACAATGGTCTGCCTGAGAGAAATGGGGAATGACATGGAAGACGTTTACTTCATTGCTGTCACAATGTGtgacaacagtaaaaaaaagtttaactgaaagaaaaataaaaaatgtcgaAGTGATGCAATAAAGAGACAtgttacacatttacataacaatGGATGTGTTTGAAAGCTATTAAATGCGCAGAAAGGGAGTAATATCAGTTAATTAAAGCGTGATTCATAATTGTGTGGAGGCTCCAAGCAGAGCCGTCGCCATGGCCTACTCAAGTGGCCTACacaagtttatacttgtgcattggtgtgtgcgtcgatcTCTTATGAAAAATAGTAGCGCCggcatgtgtgtgcttgtggggagtgtgtggtagagcgagtgacaGAGGGACGGCAATTAGCTTCAAGCAGTCATAGTCAGAGAAAGAGtgtcccctgtgctttctgaccacggctggaaatctgtagcagggaagagagagaaaaacaacaacaacattgatttCATGTGGTTTTTTGGAGAATGACAACCACGAAATGAGTAGGGTGGAAATGCTACTCTACCCAGCCACGGCCGAGCGACATTTAATATTTTTCGAGCGGTGCAGGTCAGGCTACGTTGTAGGGTCTGTGCCTCCACGTAGATTTAACGCATAAGCACAAATCATGCTTAATGCCAGTCTTTGTACAGATGCATCATCAGATATATTGACTTAAATACGAAGGGAAAGGGGTTTTCAAAAGGCTGACACATGAAACACAACCAGCCTCTGGGAGAAAGCCCAGACAGGCcatgaaaaatgtatcaaaccCCTGTTGCTTCCTCCTTAAGGTGATACAGTTTCTTCGAGGTAGGAGGCTGCAGAATGGGTACTCCAAACTCCTTGGAAACCAGCAAACATTATTGATGGGACTATTTGTAGCATTGTGACATTAACCTTTATCATGAGACATTCACCGCTTTTATCGACTATTTTGTACTGCTTTATAAAACAAGTAGCCTTCAAGAAGGACCCTGAGGAGTAAATATACTGTGCACAATGTATGCTGGACCTCCATTATTTCAACAACTTGTATCAATAATCCAAGACATTCAATCACAGAGCCTCACATCTAGGAAAGTACAGGCGGGGTGTACTGCTCAGTTTCACTGGCACCGTCACCTTGGCTGAAAGATCCTTCACTTTGATATGTTGAAGTAGCTTATGAGATTAGTACTGCTCCTTCGtttaaaatgatgttcatatacCTGCCAGGCTTCaaagagatgcagagagagtGAGTTTTAAAACTCACTTTCTAACTCCTCTTCCAGTGAAGTTTCAAACCACTTCCCCTGAAACCAACTgcaaattttattttccaatGGGAAATGATGCTTTGAGCAGCTTAAGATCAACTAATCTTGGTCAGTCAACATCATTGTGCCACTTTATCTTGGATAATAAACATGAGCAAAGATTAGGGATCATTTCTTACagcttttgtgtttatttcaccATCCTTGCCCTTTAGATTACATACCCAATACTAAAAAGACAGCTGAATATTCACCAAAGTTCTACATAAATAACCTGCTAGGATAACTTAGTGCaacttaaatacaaacaaagatTAGTCACATGTCAGGACATTGTTATGAACAAACTAGACCTACAACACAAATGCTGgcaaaattatataatttatgtccaaaaaaaaaaaaaaaaaaaaaggccaccTAATGAATATTAACACGATGAGCAGACAAATATACACTATATGTACAACACCACCATCTGTGTGGATACATTAAAGTTATACTCCAGACCTATTGTTTGATTATCAATCACACACCTCCTGCAGACTTGAATGGAGGCTAGAAAAAGGAGGTTCTGTCCACTATAGAGCATCTGGGATAAAGCCACCTTTCAAGTCTACAGAGGGTCAGGGTTTGATGTTCAAAAGATAGATTTTAAGGGAGGGAGGATCACAGGGACACAAAGTTGTGACAATTCACCTAAATAGCAGGGAAGCCTGATGAATAGGGTATTagagtgaaaaaacaacaaaagataaaaagagtTAAAATTCTCCCACGTCCACTCTCTTGTCCCTGAACTTGCTTCTGGCCTTGGTCCGAGCCTTGAATGCAGCAGAGTTGTGGAGATGCtggaaacaaatataaaataagctACAATTATATGTAGTATTTTATGTGGCAAACACGTCAAACATCCAGCATTTAAAAAGCAAGATGCTAGAGATTATTACAACCGCCACCATGTGCACGTACCCTTTCAAAGCGAGAGATTTTCATCGCCTTCATTGTTGCCGAATCAACCAGCATAGGTGGTCCCAGTTCAAACACGTCTCTGATGAATTCATTTGCCTTGATtagaaataacaaacaaaaaaacattaaaaaaggaaacaattcTACAAACCATTACAAGCATAAGACAGAACGTAAACGACAGCTATCATTTTAGATAGTTTACAGTTAGGAGTTCTGAAATATGTTCCATTGTCTCACTTGTGAAATGTTGCACTTGTACACAAGCACTTTCTGCCAGCCAGAGTGCCGACTACTTTCCAACTAGCTACTTGTGACTTGACAATACGTAACATTATCCTAAAGTTGCAAGTGCTGTCTTACATCAGGCAGGCCTACAGAGCTTCACTGCCTTTAAGTGCTATTTCAATGCAGGAGAAAACAGCTCCTGTTACACATCACCTAGtcccgcattgccagaccttcctccacagcgctgtgaaggagggtctggctagtgaCACAgaattccaggatgggagaaaaaaaaaaaagtgctctggtttattgccatttctttaaaactaatcacaattgtcatTGGCGGTGCTTAGGGCCACATGGAACCAGTGCAGAGAGACCTTAGAGATCTGAGgcgcagttaaccatagtcctcataaaccccccccggagtttaaaatgccaacacaaagaaagcggaagggtaacggacatccggcagaattttcGGCAGCACCGGAGCTATCCCAGAAGTGGAatattgtggatatagactacacgTCACCCAAGCCAACCTCGTGATTCTACAATgcaattaaatcaaaatgtcGATTTGCATGCATTTAAATTTTGAGTTGTTATGGAATCATACATTTACGCCATGGTCCACAGTCAATTTTGACCAACATACCTGCAGGTGGTAGTTCATCCCAGACCCCACAAACTCTCTGAAGGCATCATATGTCCTCTTTCTGACCCAGCTGTCAATGGTCATACGCTCTGTCCCAAAGCGAATTGTCTCCGACTGAAAGTCAGCCTCCTGGAAGAATATAGGAGGTGAGGAAAAACTAACCATTGCCAGAAACAGATTCTTAAGTTGACAGCCACAACCCACATACAGCCTGTCACTTTATGTGACACAGGATGAGAAGGAAGCATCTAAAATGTCAATTAACACCTAGCAAGTCAAAGTGCCGTCAACTAATACTGAACACCCACCTCAACAGCCTTGAGTACGTCTCTGAACACTGACCGCTGCTTCCTCTTGTCCGTCTTGGCTCTGTGCTTGTTACAGTCTGTGGCCAAAGCGTTCAGTTTGTCACACAGTTCATCCCAGTCAACAAACTCAAACTCCTGAAGGGACAAAGAAATGCTGCATTCATATTTATGACTAGACAGACAAATTGTTGAGTTATCATGCAATTtagaacaaaataaacacaatacagtCCCTTTTGCATCAGTAACTTAGTCTCTATTTTAGTCCCAAAACACTCGGCACACGGGAATGAAAATGAACTTACAGAGTCCATGTCTCTGGCCAACTCAAAGAGCAGGGCAATGGTCTCCCCCGCAGCAATTCTCATGTTGACATCCTCACTTTCCAGTAATCTTGGTAGTTTAGGCAGGTGtctgcacaacaaaacaagtgcattaaaaaataattataaaaatattaaattctttaaaaaagtaagtaaaaaggTGGACAACAGTTGCTTACTTGCGCATTATGTCTTTAAGCTGGCTGGCAGTGCAGATGGTGAGCAGCAGTGCCCAGGACAGCAGGGCGTTGGTGTGGAGGTGGCTCGTCTGGGGATTGATCAAAGGACAGGTACCATCCATCCGTGTATAGGACCGGGTGAACAGATTCTCAAAGCACTCCATGGTAGAATGCACGTCCTAGAACCAGAAACCGCAGGGATCATGAGGACTGGGGTTTGCAATTCAAGAATTAAACTGCTGGAAGGGTTCAAAGACATTTCAGAAGAATATACATCAGTCATTACAAATAACGTGAATGACTCAACTAATTACTTGAGGTATGTACAAGATCAGCTGCCAGTGCTGTTGACAACGACATCATGAATGTTGAGACGATGGCAACGTCACAGCCAATAAGGACAAATTAACAAGTTGTAGAGGAAACATGATGGCAGCTTGCCCTCAAGCCCAGTGTTGTCAAGCCACAGAAAAGATATCAAAAAGTCCTCAAGAACTTACCAAAATGTCATCTTCTGCCACTAAAGTACAGAGGCCCAGACTTGTCGCAACCTATTAGAGAAGCAGAGATTTGTTCAGTCAACttcactcccacacacacacagaaagagatttctgacaaaacaaatagtTATCACATAGTTAAAGTGTGGCTGCTGTTCCTCAACCTGTCAATGCATTCTtccaatgtcataaaaatatattgcCCTGCCAACGACAACATTAGGCACTCACAGCCTGTCTGGCTTGTATGTTGGCCGATCCATCTGCCAGGATGTTTTTGAAGATTGGTTTTAGGGTCTTGAACACCTCCTCGCTCTCGATGCCAGAGCCCAGCTGGATGCACAGCAGGCAGGCTAGAGAAGCTGCCGCCCGCTGCTCCTCGCCTTTGCCTGACAGTGAGAGGGTTGGGCATTAAGGCGTTCCTCAAATTCAGGGGACATTTGTAATGTTGTGAgtgtattaataatatacaataacaGATCTTCTTAAATTAACCTACATGCACaactattaaaaaatgttttaaacagtTGACCACTTTCAGAGCTGCTGATATAAAAAAGGCAACTAAATCTGCTGCGACTGTTGAACACGTTTTTATTATCTTCTCTGGTACCTTTCTTGAGGCAGCGTTCAATGCTGTCTGTGATAGTCATCCTTCTCTCGGAGATGAACTCACACAGGATCCGTGTGGCCATTGCCGTCTTAAGCCCATCCAGTGCCCCTTGTCTGGTCTTAGCACTGAGAAAACAGGTacacaaaacattcatttttgctATTGTACAATtcattatctctctctcctttaaTATTGACTTGGCTGAAGTGTGATATATGACAGTGAAATTTcagtataaaatattttttcacggaaaaaaacaaagttagccAATGCAAGGAGCACCCACTGATTTGGCCAATGGCTTGGATTAGTGCCCTATGAGTTCAATGATTGAACAACACTAAGCAATTAGAtggatttcaaattaaaaaaagtttctataCACTGTTTTGTGAGCCAATATTttggctgcacaatatgagaaAAACCTTTAACGTGTattcagttctgctgctttcagtattatactaaaataaaaataaaaaaaattttgttgaatgtttgaaagatattttcaaaaattttattgaacaaatttaacattgaaTTGGACATaaaaaaggcaccactaaaaaatagtttttaaactaattttctaccaacatttcttttcaaagaacacacacacaaaaaataaataataaacaataatcgGAGTGCCTATTGTGATATATTGCAACCTTTCGTGATATTCATATTGCGCCAATTGATATTgcaatgacaattaaaaaataaaactattgtgCGTCCCTAGCCGATGTGTCCATGCATCTCATGTTAAAGTGAAACTCTGCACAGACATGTTACCGGCTGCATGCAAAGATCAGATTACGTGTGTCTGTACACGCTGAAAAGCAGGGAGTACTTTGAATTACCTCTTATCAACCGTGCTGTCTATGAACCCCTTCAGCTTGTACTGGAAATCCTCCTGGGCTGTGTCCTCACTGGCCTCTCCACCTGGCACCACAAGATGTAGAAACTTGCCTCATATGCTTCACGGTATCAATGAGTTGCTGGACATATTACTTTGGATGAACTGCACTTTTCATGGTAAGGTTCTCTAACTTTTAGGAGGTCcttaatttcaaataaaactatCAATTTACTCATACATTTGCCCAATATAAAACGTATAAAATGTAAACCAAGTGATAAGCTAGGCATCTAGTACATGCCTTTTGATAAGTGCACACAAACTGCAAACAATAGCccatgcaaaacacacaatgacGTCAAAGCCAGCATCAACTTGAAACGAAGACTgaagcacaaataaaacaaataattgcaTACCCAgatgtacacacaaacataccttCATCTGCGACACTGGCAGTGTCACTGAAACTGCTGCAATGACTGAGGGTCTCAATGGAGGCATCCTCATCACTGAAAGGCTGCATATTTCCATGCTGCccccctgaaaaaaaaaaaaaaaaaaaaagagacatatCAGCAAAAAAAGTGGGATTTAGCCTAATCAAATGCATTGGTACATTAAAGAAGGTCTGGTTAAGCCAGTTATGTAAGCCCAGCTGCACACAGGTACTGTAACAAATTTCAAGTTATCTAATCTGTCCTTTGCACCCATTATCCTGCTGTACTTTCCATCTTGTATGAAACATGTTGGTAGGGTCAAGGGCAATCCACACTTCTGTTTACTGTTTAAATAACATTATGTTCAGGTTTGAGGGACATGGGTCAACACAACTGAACTTCTGTGACATGACAAAAGCTCTGACAATCTGCCACAGTGAGCGATTTCAAAGGCAAAACTGCTCTTCAGAATAGACGCATTAAGTTTTAGTACAGTCCAAAAACAAGAGCAAGCAACTATGTGTAATGGAGGGCAAGGAGGAAACAAGTTTTGTAATCATCCAGTGATTATCAGTCCATTCTGAATACTGTTATTGGAGAGGGAGAAATAACAAGCAACAACAAGcaccttaaaaacacacaatacttAAAAGGTTGCCAGTCTACTCTATGCAGAATATGTGGGCCTCCTGATAACAAGACCACTAAAGTGTGGGAGAGTTGTGAAAATTCACAGCTAACAAAAAAGGGTGTTAAAATCTTCAGTCtgttgattttttattattttttgaatgaaaatgcTTTCGTGGTATAAGCCTTATTATTACAACACATACTATGTAGGAAAATTGCTTCCTTTGTTTATGAACTGCAACCACACTCAACAGTCGTCTCTGGCCTGAATTCACCTCTGGGAGACATGCTAGTAAAGCTTATCACTGAGAACACGTCTTAGTAGTCATAATCAAGAAGGAATATGTCAAGACATGATACACGCTATGAGCAGCACTGTCAGCTGATTTTGAAAGTCCACTTTGTGCACCTAACGAGGTTATTTCTGTGTTGACGTGGACTTTGCTCTGCTCCCAAGACAGCTGATTTCTGAGAACCGGGCGCCGCCTCTTTCCCACCCCGCTTTCTGGagtccaaaatgtccaccttcTGTCGCTATACAATAATAACCTATTACTAACCAATATACAAAACGGTTAACGTTATCTGACATACATGGTTGAGTACAGTCAGCCAACGTTAATCGGAATTAATACCactaacgttaacattagcCACAAACTCGAGTAAAGATTAAATGAAGTGAATCTTAACAAGACGATCTCACGAGAGTTCAAGCTGGCTAGCAACAACGCCATGTCTTTGGTTTGCAGACCTACAACAATGTTAATTTCATAGCCGGTTAATGTATTCTTCTACCGGTTCAAATGGTCACAGAAGTAACGTTCTGTTTATTTCAGATAACCTCACCTAGCAACCACTGCTTCATCTTGCTAGTGGGGAGTTGacagtaacgttaacgttagctagctagctagctagctgacgGTAGCTTGTAACGTTTTAAGTTCGAAAATTATTGAGGGCTCTTGTGAAGTATAAGTTAGTTTGTGATAATTAAACAAGTTTGTGAATAAATAGAAAGCAAACGCATTTTGTCGTATAGTGTAACATTTTtggacaagtagctaatgctttGTGTGGCAACGGCTAGTTAGCTTTGTGTTTTGACGTAGGCCAGAACTCTTCACGTTTGTAGTCCTTACTATAAACTCGTCCAACTTCCCTCAAGGGACTGACGCACGAAAAGAACTACAACTACCGTCAGCATAGATGATCCAAATAAGCAAGGCCAGAGCAATGCGGCTGGGTCGCATACTTACCCCGGCCATTCTTTTTCTTGGTCCTCGGCATTTTCGTGCagataaatgtataatttgatcCTAATCAGCCAATACACGACCAGCTTTTATTATATTGTCTcgtaaaatgaaaatattcccGTGGCACAGCGGATAAAAAGGAATTGAAGGCGATCTGGGGGATACACTGTTGACCGAGACGATACATTTTCCCTCATAAAACAGGGCTGCGTAAAAAGAAGGCTGCTCCGAGTATTTATACCAGCTGACATGTCAGGAGAATGTTTCCCGGCATCACCGACCAATCCGGGAATAGGAACAAGCGTCGCGTGTGTTTGCGCGTGATGCAGAGGACAGAAACGTggccacacaaaaaaaatgcctaaatagttatttttggtAATCAGTCTATGGTTTTTGTCTATATGGTCATTACAATTTGAGACGTAGTATATatcaaagtaaaagtgtaaCTTCTGATATAGTAACAAAAGaacaattgacaaaaacagccgcaaaaaaaaactaaacaaattgtAGCATTCTACTTAAAATAGACAGTGGTTGGGATG
Proteins encoded in this window:
- the ifrd1 gene encoding interferon-related developmental regulator 1, yielding MPRTKKKNGRGGQHGNMQPFSDEDASIETLSHCSSFSDTASVADEGGEASEDTAQEDFQYKLKGFIDSTVDKSAKTRQGALDGLKTAMATRILCEFISERRMTITDSIERCLKKGKGEEQRAAASLACLLCIQLGSGIESEEVFKTLKPIFKNILADGSANIQARQAVATSLGLCTLVAEDDILDVHSTMECFENLFTRSYTRMDGTCPLINPQTSHLHTNALLSWALLLTICTASQLKDIMRKHLPKLPRLLESEDVNMRIAAGETIALLFELARDMDSEFEFVDWDELCDKLNALATDCNKHRAKTDKRKQRSVFRDVLKAVEEADFQSETIRFGTERMTIDSWVRKRTYDAFREFVGSGMNYHLQANEFIRDVFELGPPMLVDSATMKAMKISRFERHLHNSAAFKARTKARSKFRDKRVDVGEF